A single genomic interval of candidate division WOR-3 bacterium harbors:
- a CDS encoding acetyl-CoA acetyltransferase, which produces MTNKVAIIGIGATQFRSISPDVSYKELMYEAAVKAYEDAGIDPRRDVDTFVTCAEDYIEGTSIFDEYVPDQLGAALKQMHTITGDGLHGIAAAWLQIMTGKFDVAVVEAHSKASNILTPDGVEVCAQDPVFTRPLQLNNLFIAGLEMNRFLKRFGLTTEHCAAVVKKNRYNALDNPIAGRAAKLADEDFRTAPMVAFPLTELDIAHPVDGAVVVVLASERWLQKKQVNCSKPVFLTGMGWCNGSYNLESRDWERQDFVTRAADMAYRYAGIKCPAEEIDFAEIDDTYSYKELQNLLDLRLVGDAELKHWVESGRTGLKGSLPVNSSGGALGMGYLYEGTGLARLYWAVQELRGEAGKNQLPKSRTALVQSWRGLPTASAAVAILTV; this is translated from the coding sequence ATGACAAATAAAGTAGCGATTATCGGCATCGGCGCAACCCAGTTTCGTTCCATCTCGCCTGATGTTTCTTATAAGGAACTGATGTATGAGGCGGCGGTAAAGGCTTATGAGGATGCGGGCATTGACCCGAGGCGGGATGTGGACACCTTCGTGACCTGCGCCGAGGACTATATTGAAGGGACGAGCATCTTTGATGAGTATGTGCCGGACCAGCTTGGGGCAGCGTTAAAGCAGATGCATACGATTACAGGCGATGGCTTGCACGGCATTGCGGCGGCGTGGTTGCAGATAATGACGGGTAAATTTGATGTGGCGGTGGTGGAGGCGCATTCTAAGGCATCAAACATCCTGACACCGGATGGGGTTGAGGTTTGCGCCCAGGACCCAGTTTTCACCCGACCGTTGCAACTGAACAACCTTTTCATCGCCGGATTGGAGATGAATCGGTTTCTCAAGCGGTTTGGATTGACAACTGAGCACTGCGCGGCGGTGGTGAAGAAGAATCGGTATAATGCGCTTGATAATCCGATTGCCGGCAGAGCGGCAAAACTCGCGGACGAAGATTTCAGAACTGCACCGATGGTTGCCTTTCCCCTTACTGAACTGGACATTGCGCATCCGGTTGATGGTGCGGTGGTCGTGGTATTGGCTTCGGAGCGGTGGTTGCAGAAGAAACAAGTTAACTGTTCAAAGCCGGTGTTTTTGACCGGTATGGGCTGGTGTAACGGCTCTTACAATCTGGAGTCCCGCGATTGGGAAAGGCAGGATTTTGTTACCAGAGCAGCGGATATGGCTTATCGGTACGCCGGGATTAAGTGTCCGGCAGAGGAGATAGACTTCGCTGAGATTGACGACACTTACTCTTATAAGGAGTTGCAAAACCTCCTTGATTTGCGGCTTGTGGGTGATGCGGAGTTGAAACACTGGGTTGAGTCGGGTAGAACCGGATTAAAGGGCAGTTTGCCGGTAAACTCATCAGGCGGCGCCCTGGGAATGGGGTATCTTTACGAAGGAACAGGTCTTGCCCGGCTTTATTGGGCGGTGCAGGAGTTGCGCGGGGAAGCGGGTAAGAATCAACTGCCCAAATCCCGGACCGCGCTGGTGCAATCCTGGCGTGGTCTGCCCACGGCAAGCGCCGCAGTGGCGATTTTAACTGTTTAA
- a CDS encoding thiolase domain-containing protein, with amino-acid sequence MGNRVAIVGAGMTKFVRRAQETGQELAFYATKAALDSCGMKLDQIDGVVLGSAPDTFDGVHMKGEYLSPGAGAWGKPYMRCYVGGGTGVFSVAHGWYHVASGVFDTCLVVCEEKMSSFQPHPQGAFLTIFDHTTERPLKPNLLWIFALEMNRYMNTYGLRKEDIARVAVKNKNNAIDHPAAQLGGKVTLDDILNSEVLAWPVQRLDVSPVSDGAVALVLANESIARRVTDKPVWIEGVGWALDTAYWTNRDLCYPRYVEEAARMAYKMAGITDPRHQIHIAEPYDPFDYKELHHMEGLLLCGRGEAPQLTLDGVTQRDGELPVCPSGGLLGVGNPIAAAGLMKVAELFWQLRGEAGKRQVARKAKRGVAQAWGDLMQVGAVVVVGI; translated from the coding sequence ATGGGTAACAGAGTAGCAATCGTTGGTGCGGGAATGACAAAGTTTGTGCGCCGGGCGCAGGAGACCGGCCAGGAACTTGCCTTTTATGCAACAAAGGCGGCGCTGGACAGTTGCGGAATGAAACTTGACCAGATTGATGGTGTTGTACTGGGCAGCGCGCCGGACACATTTGACGGTGTGCATATGAAGGGTGAGTATCTGTCACCGGGCGCTGGTGCCTGGGGCAAGCCTTATATGCGCTGTTATGTGGGCGGCGGTACCGGGGTATTTTCAGTTGCTCATGGCTGGTATCATGTTGCATCAGGGGTGTTTGACACCTGTCTCGTGGTGTGTGAGGAGAAGATGTCTTCTTTTCAGCCGCATCCTCAGGGTGCATTCCTGACGATATTTGACCATACGACCGAACGGCCTTTAAAGCCCAATCTGCTCTGGATATTTGCGCTGGAGATGAATCGGTATATGAACACCTATGGTTTACGGAAAGAGGATATTGCCCGGGTTGCGGTCAAGAATAAAAATAACGCTATTGACCATCCGGCAGCGCAACTCGGTGGCAAAGTTACCCTGGACGATATTCTTAACTCCGAGGTTCTTGCCTGGCCCGTACAAAGGCTTGATGTCAGTCCGGTTTCTGATGGTGCGGTGGCATTGGTTCTGGCAAATGAGAGTATTGCGCGCCGGGTGACTGATAAACCGGTATGGATTGAAGGTGTGGGCTGGGCGCTTGATACCGCCTACTGGACAAATCGCGACCTGTGTTATCCCCGTTATGTGGAAGAAGCGGCAAGGATGGCGTATAAGATGGCGGGAATCACCGACCCGCGTCATCAGATTCATATCGCCGAACCCTATGACCCGTTTGATTACAAAGAGCTGCACCATATGGAAGGACTTCTGCTGTGCGGAAGAGGAGAGGCACCGCAACTAACTCTGGACGGCGTGACACAGCGGGATGGTGAGTTGCCAGTTTGTCCTTCAGGTGGTTTGCTCGGGGTTGGTAACCCAATCGCTGCTGCCGGTTTGATGAAGGTCGCCGAACTCTTCTGGCAGTTGCGGGGCGAGGCAGGAAAGCGTCAGGTGGCGCGCAAGGCAAAGCGCGGTGTTGCCCAAGCCTGGGGCGATTTGATGCAGGTTGGTGCTGTTGTGGTGGTAGGAATATAG
- a CDS encoding Zn-ribbon domain-containing OB-fold protein, whose protein sequence is MPIRGSGGGLAASEKPKLDGGFPGTGLSDEDIKEGKVLTTRWKADAKYGWDAGVAISRYLAGLKEGKILGVRCHKCGRTMVPPRIFCEWCFRNIDEWVELKDTGTVNTFSLCYVTWDVKRIKEPQIPAVIEIDGASKGMGIMHLLGEVDPKKVYIGMRVKAVWKEPAEREGAITDIRYWKPL, encoded by the coding sequence ATGCCCATACGCGGCAGTGGTGGAGGGTTAGCGGCAAGCGAGAAGCCGAAATTAGATGGTGGTTTTCCTGGTACGGGTTTAAGCGATGAAGATATTAAGGAAGGAAAAGTTCTTACCACAAGATGGAAGGCGGATGCGAAATACGGCTGGGATGCCGGTGTGGCAATAAGCAGGTATCTTGCCGGATTGAAAGAGGGAAAGATTCTGGGCGTGCGGTGCCACAAATGTGGCAGGACGATGGTGCCCCCGCGGATTTTCTGCGAATGGTGTTTCCGCAATATCGATGAATGGGTGGAACTGAAAGATACGGGCACGGTTAACACCTTTTCGCTGTGTTATGTAACCTGGGATGTGAAGAGGATAAAAGAACCCCAGATTCCAGCGGTGATTGAGATTGACGGCGCTTCCAAGGGGATGGGAATAATGCACCTTTTAGGTGAGGTTGACCCGAAAAAGGTTTACATCGGTATGAGGGTGAAGGCGGTCTGGAAAGAGCCGGCAGAGCGAGAAGGTGCAATCACCGATATCCGCTACTGGAAGCCACTGTAA
- a CDS encoding Zn-ribbon domain-containing OB-fold protein, with protein sequence MALKQRNEQVSQTKVWFGELPVESLYTVGIAGERFYRTLQEKGQLTGTKCERCGIVFVPGRIFCERCLERLDNWVTVGPTGTLESWTVVYVGLDGKRLKQPVLVGLIKLDGASTCLVHYLGNVKPEEICFGMRVAPVLKPKAKREGAITDILYFQPAP encoded by the coding sequence ATGGCACTGAAACAAAGAAATGAACAGGTTAGCCAGACCAAGGTCTGGTTCGGTGAGTTGCCGGTAGAAAGCCTCTATACCGTGGGGATTGCTGGCGAGCGCTTTTACCGGACGCTCCAGGAAAAGGGGCAGTTAACCGGCACAAAGTGTGAGCGGTGTGGCATAGTGTTCGTTCCGGGAAGGATTTTCTGTGAGCGGTGTCTGGAAAGGCTTGACAACTGGGTAACGGTTGGTCCGACTGGCACGCTGGAGTCCTGGACAGTGGTTTATGTTGGGCTTGATGGTAAGAGGCTAAAACAGCCGGTACTGGTCGGACTGATTAAACTTGATGGTGCTTCAACCTGTCTTGTGCATTATCTGGGTAATGTGAAGCCGGAAGAGATTTGTTTCGGGATGAGAGTTGCCCCGGTGTTGAAACCGAAGGCAAAACGAGAGGGTGCGATAACCGATATCCTCTACTTTCAACCTGCCCCATAG
- the rpsJ gene encoding 30S ribosomal protein S10 has product MSVLRSSKKIRIKLKAYDHRLLDQSARDIVDVAKRTGAQVAGPIPLPTKRTLFTVLRSPHVDKKSREQFELRVHKRLIEISNATADMVDALMKLEVPAGVEVEIKSA; this is encoded by the coding sequence ATGAGCGTATTAAGAAGTTCGAAAAAGATAAGGATAAAGTTAAAAGCCTATGACCACCGGCTGCTTGACCAGTCGGCGCGAGACATTGTGGATGTGGCGAAGCGGACCGGTGCGCAGGTGGCAGGTCCGATTCCGTTGCCAACCAAGCGCACGCTTTTTACGGTGCTGCGTTCGCCCCATGTTGACAAAAAGTCACGGGAGCAGTTTGAGTTGCGGGTGCATAAGAGGTTGATTGAGATTTCTAATGCCACGGCCGATATGGTGGACGCGCTGATGAAACTTGAAGTGCCAGCCGGGGTAGAAGTGGAGATTAAGTCGGCATGA
- the rplC gene encoding 50S ribosomal protein L3 gives MIGLVGIKGEMTQIYDDAGKVVPVTEIKVGKCVVVGLRTREKHGYFAVQIGQGEPSKRQLTKPYEGQFKKAGVPVLGKVCEFRVDSVEGYQIGQELKVDIFQPGEFVNVTGWTKGRGFAGGMKRWGWHGGPASHGSMSHRRIGSLGAGSSPGRALPGRTLPGHYGCERVTIKNLKVVKVDPEQGVIYVRGAVPGYRGARVLIRKGA, from the coding sequence ATGATTGGGTTGGTTGGCATAAAGGGTGAGATGACCCAGATTTATGATGATGCGGGTAAAGTGGTACCGGTGACTGAGATTAAGGTGGGAAAATGTGTGGTTGTTGGTTTACGGACCCGGGAGAAGCATGGCTATTTTGCGGTTCAGATTGGCCAGGGTGAACCGAGTAAGCGCCAGTTGACCAAGCCTTATGAGGGGCAGTTTAAAAAGGCGGGCGTGCCGGTGCTGGGCAAAGTGTGCGAATTTCGGGTTGATAGTGTGGAGGGTTATCAGATCGGGCAGGAGTTGAAGGTGGACATTTTCCAGCCGGGTGAGTTTGTAAATGTTACCGGCTGGACAAAAGGTCGCGGATTTGCCGGAGGAATGAAGCGCTGGGGCTGGCATGGTGGTCCTGCTTCACACGGGTCGATGTCACACCGGCGTATTGGTTCACTGGGCGCTGGTTCTTCACCGGGAAGGGCATTGCCCGGTCGCACTTTACCGGGACATTACGGTTGTGAGCGCGTGACAATCAAGAACCTTAAAGTGGTTAAGGTTGACCCGGAACAGGGTGTGATTTATGTGCGCGGTGCGGTTCCGGGTTATCGCGGTGCCCGGGTTTTAATCCGGAAGGGGGCGTGA
- the rplD gene encoding 50S ribosomal protein L4: protein MEVLTISGEVKRQVELPSEWFNRSGPKSLLWDAVRCYLANQRQGTAKTKTRGEVSGTGKKPWPQKHTGRARHGSRRSPIWRGGGIAWGPKPRDYSYELPKKVRRQALALALTSRAKENGIKIVEDFELNEPKTRELVNIVEKIASPLAKGDKVLLLVERASENLVRASQNVSWLDVMPAAQLNSYQVLTHQKLIFTEKGLESFLTAMGVK, encoded by the coding sequence GTGGAGGTATTGACCATTTCCGGTGAGGTGAAGCGGCAGGTGGAGTTGCCTTCGGAATGGTTTAACCGTTCTGGTCCCAAGAGTTTGCTCTGGGATGCGGTGCGCTGTTATCTCGCAAATCAGCGTCAGGGAACCGCGAAAACCAAGACGCGCGGTGAAGTCTCGGGTACCGGTAAAAAGCCCTGGCCCCAGAAGCACACCGGACGGGCACGACACGGTTCAAGGCGTTCGCCCATCTGGCGCGGCGGTGGTATCGCCTGGGGTCCCAAGCCAAGAGATTACAGTTATGAGTTGCCAAAAAAGGTACGGCGTCAGGCGCTGGCACTGGCGCTGACATCACGGGCAAAGGAAAATGGTATTAAGATTGTTGAAGATTTTGAGCTTAATGAGCCGAAGACCAGAGAGTTGGTGAATATAGTTGAGAAGATAGCCTCACCATTGGCAAAGGGTGATAAGGTGCTTTTGCTTGTGGAGCGGGCTTCAGAAAATTTAGTGCGAGCGAGTCAAAATGTCTCCTGGTTAGATGTTATGCCCGCGGCGCAGTTGAACTCCTATCAGGTGTTGACACATCAGAAGTTGATTTTCACCGAGAAGGGGCTTGAGAGTTTTCTTACGGCGATGGGGGTTAAATGA
- a CDS encoding 50S ribosomal protein L23 yields the protein MMIDPTKIILGVVVTEKSERVKGAEGSYTLRVNRDANKHQIRQAVEQMFKVHVTDVRVMNFKGKKRRMGMFQGYRPDWKKAVVKLKEGERIEALEH from the coding sequence ATGATGATTGACCCGACTAAGATTATTTTAGGGGTAGTTGTTACCGAAAAGTCGGAACGGGTAAAAGGTGCGGAGGGGAGTTATACCCTGCGTGTGAACCGCGATGCTAATAAACATCAGATTCGTCAGGCGGTCGAGCAGATGTTTAAGGTTCATGTGACCGATGTGCGGGTGATGAATTTTAAAGGGAAGAAGCGACGGATGGGGATGTTTCAAGGATATCGGCCCGACTGGAAGAAAGCGGTAGTAAAGTTAAAAGAAGGCGAAAGAATTGAGGCTCTGGAGCATTAA
- the rplB gene encoding 50S ribosomal protein L2 codes for MGIKQYRPITPGRRHYTVSDFSEITREEPYKPLTVPLRKTGGRNNQGRITAKYRGGGEKRHYRIIDFLRDKVGIPAKVVSIEYDPNRSARIALVCYADGEYRYILCPEGLKVGDQVASGNNLPIRFGNAMPLSDIPVGVEIHNLQLYPSSRSFLVRSAGTAAQILAKEEGWAVVKLPSGEIRKFDLRCWATIGRVSNAEHKDISIGKAGRSRHMGRRPRTRAVAMNPVDHPMGGGEGKSSGGRHPCSEKGMIAKGYKTRNPKKKSSKLIIRRRA; via the coding sequence ATGGGTATTAAGCAGTATCGACCGATTACACCCGGTAGAAGGCATTACACCGTTTCCGATTTCAGTGAGATTACCCGGGAGGAGCCGTATAAGCCTTTGACGGTTCCATTGCGTAAGACCGGCGGGAGGAACAATCAGGGCAGAATTACCGCCAAGTATCGCGGTGGTGGCGAAAAACGGCACTACCGGATAATTGACTTTTTAAGAGATAAGGTGGGCATTCCCGCCAAGGTGGTTTCGATTGAATACGACCCGAACCGTTCAGCCCGGATTGCGCTGGTTTGTTACGCCGATGGTGAGTATCGCTATATTCTTTGCCCTGAAGGGTTGAAGGTGGGCGACCAGGTTGCTTCGGGTAACAACCTGCCGATAAGGTTTGGCAATGCGATGCCGTTGTCAGACATACCGGTCGGAGTCGAAATTCACAATCTTCAACTTTATCCGTCAAGCCGGTCGTTTTTGGTACGTTCGGCTGGAACCGCGGCTCAGATTCTTGCCAAAGAGGAAGGCTGGGCGGTGGTGAAGTTGCCATCGGGTGAGATTCGTAAGTTCGATTTACGGTGCTGGGCGACGATTGGCCGGGTGTCAAATGCCGAGCATAAAGACATTTCAATCGGCAAGGCGGGCCGGAGCCGTCATATGGGTCGCAGACCAAGGACAAGGGCGGTGGCGATGAATCCGGTTGACCATCCGATGGGTGGCGGCGAAGGCAAAAGTTCTGGTGGCAGACATCCCTGTTCGGAGAAGGGGATGATTGCCAAAGGTTATAAGACCCGCAATCCGAAGAAGAAGTCGAGCAAACTTATCATTCGCAGGAGGGCATAA
- the rpsS gene encoding 30S ribosomal protein S19, whose product MGRSLKKGPYIDEKLFRRIKELVEKGERRVIKTYARRSIIPPEFVGQTIAIHNGNRFIPVYITERMVGHRLGEFAPTRTFRAHSGQRKEKSVEEKREH is encoded by the coding sequence ATGGGGCGTTCGCTGAAGAAGGGTCCTTATATCGATGAGAAGTTGTTCCGGCGGATAAAGGAGCTGGTGGAGAAGGGTGAGCGGCGAGTGATAAAAACATATGCCCGGCGCAGTATTATCCCCCCTGAGTTTGTTGGTCAGACGATTGCGATTCACAACGGCAACAGATTTATACCGGTTTATATCACCGAACGGATGGTCGGACACCGATTAGGTGAGTTCGCACCGACCCGTACTTTCCGGGCACATTCTGGGCAGCGTAAGGAAAAGTCGGTTGAGGAGAAACGGGAGCATTAA
- the rplV gene encoding 50S ribosomal protein L22 produces the protein MEAFARSRFQRGSARKMNRIAELIRNKDVPTALATLTFLAKPSKQALLKTLRSAVANAINKAGKARLQEKDLFVKEVRVDPGPNVMKRLMPGPRGTASVFVRRMCHIYVKVATKEEKS, from the coding sequence ATGGAGGCATTTGCGCGCAGTAGGTTTCAGCGTGGTTCAGCAAGAAAGATGAATCGGATTGCAGAGTTAATCCGGAATAAGGATGTACCGACCGCTTTGGCAACGCTCACATTTTTAGCCAAGCCTTCCAAACAGGCGCTTTTGAAGACTCTGCGTTCTGCGGTTGCCAATGCAATCAATAAGGCGGGTAAGGCACGGTTGCAGGAGAAGGATTTGTTTGTGAAAGAGGTAAGAGTAGACCCGGGTCCCAATGTGATGAAACGACTGATGCCCGGTCCCAGAGGCACCGCTTCGGTTTTTGTGCGCCGGATGTGCCATATTTATGTGAAGGTGGCAACAAAGGAGGAAAAGTCTTAG
- the rpsC gene encoding 30S ribosomal protein S3 translates to MGQKTHPLGFRLGITKDWKSAWFEKKRYRDFLLEDYKIRRYIEAKLAEAMVSNIEIRRVADRTTITIHTARPGMVFGAKRQALEALREEIKRLVGRDVHILVEVVRVPELEAKLVAQNIARQLEERVAHRRAMKRAVTQAMRLGALGIKVMVGGRLGGAEIARSEWYREGRVPLQTLNADVDYSVDVAKTIAGTCGVKVWIYKGDIQPRAGS, encoded by the coding sequence ATGGGTCAGAAGACACACCCACTGGGTTTTCGACTTGGGATAACGAAAGACTGGAAGTCGGCATGGTTTGAGAAGAAACGATACCGCGACTTTTTGCTGGAGGATTATAAAATTCGGCGGTACATTGAGGCGAAGTTGGCTGAGGCGATGGTTTCCAACATTGAAATTAGACGGGTCGCGGACCGAACAACGATTACAATTCATACCGCGCGGCCCGGAATGGTTTTTGGTGCGAAGCGACAGGCACTGGAGGCGCTCCGCGAGGAGATTAAGCGACTGGTGGGTAGGGATGTCCATATTCTTGTTGAGGTGGTTCGGGTTCCGGAGCTGGAGGCGAAACTTGTTGCCCAGAATATTGCACGCCAGCTTGAAGAACGGGTTGCCCATCGCCGGGCGATGAAACGAGCGGTAACCCAGGCGATGCGACTCGGGGCATTGGGCATTAAGGTGATGGTGGGAGGAAGGTTAGGTGGTGCGGAGATTGCTCGCAGTGAGTGGTACCGGGAAGGGCGGGTGCCGTTACAGACATTGAATGCCGATGTTGACTATTCGGTGGATGTTGCCAAAACGATTGCCGGAACCTGCGGCGTGAAGGTCTGGATTTATAAAGGTGATATTCAGCCCAGAGCAGGGAGTTAA
- the rplP gene encoding 50S ribosomal protein L16, with amino-acid sequence MLMPKRVKYRKAMRGRMKGKATSANRIDFGEYGLIALEPSWITARQIEAARLCLTKFLKRAGKMWIRIFPDKPVTKKPAESRMGKGKGTPEEWVCVVKPGRVLFELGGLPKAEALEALKLAASKMPCRTKLVEREEFSYEGF; translated from the coding sequence ATGTTGATGCCAAAACGGGTTAAGTATCGGAAAGCGATGCGCGGTCGGATGAAGGGTAAGGCGACAAGTGCCAATCGGATAGATTTTGGCGAGTACGGGCTTATTGCGCTGGAACCGTCGTGGATAACCGCCCGTCAGATTGAAGCGGCACGATTGTGTCTGACGAAGTTTCTCAAGCGAGCCGGAAAGATGTGGATTAGGATATTCCCTGACAAACCGGTTACTAAAAAGCCGGCGGAGTCAAGAATGGGTAAAGGAAAAGGAACGCCCGAAGAGTGGGTTTGTGTTGTAAAACCGGGGCGGGTTCTCTTTGAATTAGGCGGCCTCCCAAAGGCAGAGGCACTGGAGGCTTTGAAACTGGCGGCGAGTAAGATGCCCTGCCGGACGAAATTGGTTGAGCGTGAGGAGTTTAGTTATGAAGGCTTCTGA
- the rpmC gene encoding 50S ribosomal protein L29, with amino-acid sequence MKASELRELSKEELTRKIAELRDELFKLKLRRATEQLPNPVRLRILRREIARCLTVLKEKELKEGGSNA; translated from the coding sequence ATGAAGGCTTCTGAGTTGCGCGAGTTGTCTAAGGAAGAGTTGACCCGAAAGATTGCCGAGTTACGGGATGAACTTTTTAAGTTGAAACTACGGCGAGCAACCGAGCAGTTGCCCAATCCAGTCCGTTTGCGGATTCTCCGACGGGAAATCGCCCGTTGTCTTACCGTGTTAAAGGAGAAGGAGTTGAAGGAAGGTGGTAGTAATGCGTAA
- the rpsQ gene encoding 30S ribosomal protein S17: protein MRKERRTVVGTVISAKMQKTVVVETERLVQHPKYKKYIRKRTKLYAHDERAECKEGDRVMIMETRPLSKLKRWRVVKKL from the coding sequence ATGCGTAAGGAACGACGGACGGTGGTAGGCACGGTTATTTCGGCGAAGATGCAGAAGACGGTTGTGGTTGAAACCGAGCGGCTGGTGCAGCATCCCAAATATAAAAAGTACATTAGGAAGCGGACAAAACTGTATGCCCACGACGAACGAGCGGAATGCAAGGAAGGCGACCGGGTTATGATTATGGAAACAAGGCCTTTGTCGAAGTTAAAAAGGTGGCGGGTGGTGAAGAAGTTATGA
- the rplN gene encoding 50S ribosomal protein L14, which produces MIQEYSRLTVADNSGARVAMVIKIYGGSKRKFGWLGDTVLVTVKDALPNGPIKPGDKYKAVVIRTRKEYRREDGTYIRFDDNACVLIDDKGEPKGTRVFGPVARELRERKFTKIISLATEVV; this is translated from the coding sequence ATGATTCAAGAATATAGTCGTCTTACTGTTGCCGATAATTCCGGTGCCCGGGTGGCGATGGTTATCAAGATTTATGGTGGTTCAAAACGGAAGTTCGGCTGGCTGGGCGATACCGTGCTGGTTACTGTCAAGGACGCGCTCCCCAATGGACCAATAAAGCCCGGGGATAAGTATAAAGCGGTAGTTATCCGGACACGAAAAGAGTACCGGCGTGAAGACGGTACCTATATAAGATTTGACGATAACGCCTGTGTCTTGATTGACGATAAAGGTGAACCCAAAGGGACACGGGTGTTCGGTCCGGTGGCAAGGGAGTTGAGGGAGCGGAAATTTACCAAAATCATTTCGCTGGCAACTGAGGTGGTGTGA
- the rplX gene encoding 50S ribosomal protein L24 has product MQLRKGDVVEVITGEERGRRGKILRIEWHKESKSYRAIVEGINLAKRHQRTRGPDKPGGIVDLPNPINVSNLVLICPKCGKRAKVKRAEHEGRRVRVCKVCEEIIDV; this is encoded by the coding sequence ATGCAACTGCGTAAGGGTGATGTGGTTGAAGTAATTACCGGTGAAGAACGAGGTCGCCGGGGTAAAATTCTGCGCATCGAGTGGCATAAAGAGAGCAAAAGTTACCGGGCGATTGTTGAAGGAATTAACCTGGCAAAGCGTCACCAGCGAACTCGGGGACCTGATAAACCGGGTGGTATTGTTGACCTGCCCAATCCGATTAATGTCTCCAATCTGGTGCTCATCTGCCCGAAATGCGGCAAGAGGGCGAAGGTGAAACGCGCCGAGCATGAGGGAAGAAGGGTGCGGGTTTGTAAAGTTTGTGAAGAGATTATTGATGTATGA
- the rplE gene encoding 50S ribosomal protein L5, which translates to MPRLKELYLKKVIPALTARFGYKNKHQVPRLTKVVVSVTTKEAVQDSKVLDVIAEDLAMITGQKPVRTFAKRAISAFRIREGMPLGVKVTLRGDRMYEFIDRFFNLAAPKIRDFRGFPLDAFDGRGGYSLGLTEQVIFPEIEVAKVKKVFGMTITFQTTAKHDDEARFLLEELGMPFAKRK; encoded by the coding sequence ATACCAAGACTTAAAGAGCTTTATCTGAAAAAGGTCATTCCGGCGCTGACCGCACGGTTTGGCTACAAAAACAAGCACCAGGTACCGCGACTTACCAAGGTGGTTGTTAGTGTAACCACAAAAGAGGCGGTGCAGGATTCCAAGGTGCTCGATGTGATTGCCGAAGACCTGGCGATGATTACCGGACAAAAGCCGGTTAGGACTTTCGCAAAAAGGGCGATTTCGGCATTCCGGATTCGAGAAGGTATGCCGCTCGGGGTTAAAGTGACCCTGCGTGGTGACCGGATGTATGAGTTTATTGACCGGTTCTTTAACCTTGCGGCGCCTAAGATTCGAGACTTCCGGGGTTTTCCGCTTGATGCCTTTGATGGCCGCGGCGGTTACAGCCTCGGACTCACGGAGCAGGTGATTTTCCCGGAAATTGAGGTCGCCAAGGTGAAAAAGGTGTTTGGAATGACAATTACTTTTCAGACAACCGCCAAGCATGACGATGAGGCACGGTTTTTACTGGAAGAATTAGGTATGCCGTTTGCAAAAAGGAAGTGA
- a CDS encoding type Z 30S ribosomal protein S14 gives MARKCLIVKSQREPKFKVRKHNRCQVCFRPRAYYRKFGLCRLCFRELALRGEIPGVRKATW, from the coding sequence ATGGCAAGAAAATGTTTGATTGTTAAGTCACAGCGTGAGCCCAAATTCAAGGTGCGTAAACACAACCGCTGTCAGGTTTGTTTCCGTCCCCGGGCATATTATCGCAAATTTGGATTGTGTCGGCTTTGTTTTCGGGAACTTGCGCTTCGGGGCGAGATACCCGGGGTGCGTAAGGCAACCTGGTAA